Part of the Primulina huaijiensis isolate GDHJ02 chromosome 15, ASM1229523v2, whole genome shotgun sequence genome is shown below.
attgttttgttcttggatccagatgtaacaatgatgatacataccatgtaatttctttttcggtatgtttctgttctccccctaacattgggaagatttcctcattaaaatgacaatcagcaaaacgtgatgtgaacacgtcgcctgtctgaggttcaagatatcaaatgattgatggactatcataaccgatataaattccaatctttctttgaggtcccaatttctttcgttgcggtggtgcaataggcacatacaccatacatccaaaaattatcagatgagaaatgtctggttctttaccaaatgcaagttgcaatgagaagtatttttgatatgcacttggtctgatgcgaattaatgcagcagcatgtaaacttgcatgtccccatatagaaatagggagctttgttttcataataattggtctaacaatcatttgcagacgtttaatcaatgattcagccaatccattttgtgtatgtacataagcaacatgatgctcaacaatgattcccagagacatacaataatcattgaaagtttgggaagtaaattcaccagcattatcaagtctaattttcttgattgtataatcgaaaaattgattcctcaattttattatttgagcaagtaatctagCAAATGatacatttcgagttgacaataaacatacatgtgaccatctgctggagacatcaatcaataccataaagtatcagaatggtccacatggtggatggattggtccacaaatatcaccctgaatacgttcaagagacattggtgattcagtttggattgtggctggtgATGGTCCTATAATAagtttccaagagaacatgctttacattgaaacttattattctgaaagatcttctggtctttcaacggatgaccatgtgtaatttctataattcttcgcatcattgttgaaccaggatgtcctaatcgatcatgcagattggttaatattgaagaattatgaactacaatgtttgattcaatgggacttatatgtgtataatgcaatccagtagggagcattgatagtttttcaatcacatatttctttcctgatttatatgtggtaagacacatatatttctcattcccttcattcattgtttgagtatcatacccatgggaatatatatcattaaaactcaacaaattttttttcgattgtggtgaatacaaaacatcattaatcaaaaattttgtacaattaggtaacaaaaattgtgctttaccacaatttttaatcaagtctacaggacctgatattgtattcaccattgtttttgttggttttagttccaagaaaatatcttttatctcgcaggatagtgtgcgttgtaccactatcaggtatgcaaacttcagctttgttcatagcgttttccatatttgaacttcaaaaaaaatgcaatgaaataaaattactgagaatacatttataaaaataaaatacaatacaatatacatgataaaaacattatcatacaagtacatgaaaaataaaatattttacatatttattccaccagcaaattgatcattgtcttagaaatcaatcagaaaatcttcagcatcaaaatgagttgaatcattCAAAGGTTCACTatgttcagtgaagttggtctccttttctttcctctttattgattctttataaagtttacaaagagtgctcaggggctcgacaaatacgggaccaatgtcctggagtaccacatctaaaacaagaactttcaaatctttttgagtgattctcattaacactcatattctcattatgccttttcagtgggtggttcgtgacgcccttttgagatgagtgatagaagtaactatctcgattattttcaaaatcacggcctcgaccacgaccaattccacttccacgtccacgacctcgattttgtcctcgaccaaaatcttgtttataactttgattttggtttccatgtttaaattcatttttgcttacgacatttacttcaggaaatgccgttgaaccaaTAGATCGTGTATGATGATTTCGCATTAacagctcattattcttttccgccacgaGAAGACAGACGATTAGTTAAGAATATCTCGAAAATCCatgcactctatattgttgttgtagagttatattcgatacgtgaaaagtggaaaatgttttttcaagcatttccaattcAGTAATCTCGTACCCACAAAAATTTcagttgcgagattattcgatacatcgtcgagttgtaatcactgactttcttaaaatcttggaatcttaacgtatttcattcatcccgggcggtcggaagtataacttcccttatatgttcgaatctttcttttaatcacaTCCACAAAGCCATGTGATttttttcaatcagatattcacatgttaatccctcgtcgagatgtcaacacaaaaatatcatggctcttgccttttcttgtgatgtgcatatgccattttcttttatggtctcatttagacctaatgactcgAGATGCATTTCTAAATCGAGAGTCcatgtcatataattttttcccgtaatatcaagagcaatgaattcgagctttgccaagtttgacatggtggtactaaaaaaattacgatgcattttattagttaatgaatattgcaatacaaagtaatgaataaacaacaagtacaagaattcgtaaaaataaattaaacacacgaggaggatattctgcggtaaatacaagactcgtgagtatgataaccaaaataattaaaaataaacttgAGAAAGTCATCTTGTTcttttttttcagaaaatttgatgaagaatattgtttagagaagaagagaaagttggagtgattgaatgtttgtgtgagatcatatttatagggcaaaaactagccgttttgttaccgtttatgaccgttggtgtacaaaaaaataaatgtatgtatttgtataattttgtggtaataatatggtgtatataatattaatcatgttttaaataattatgtatatcttatcacattattataatgagttgtcataagatattttgtttaaaaatcttataggcttttatacttgtcgtatcccttaccgggagtgtgggatgtcgtcttaacatcctcccaggatttataacaagttttttgaaaaatttatttttattatttataataacattatattatatattaaatatatacacaataaataaataaacaataaaataaatattattacttttgttacatttttcttctgttttggagcttggaaaaatatggaggacttttagagcttcgtgctgataacatgttatgaaaaaataaaaaattacggtaaaaagtaaaaatctcaaattctcaaaattatcacactacacactttataatatttttctctcaactcaattgtgattttcttcacaaataagagatctgtttatataaaatctttacaaataatccaaaaataaattcatcattacctacatcatcacacactaattttcaatatttacaactcttattttcaacattcaaatattcaacattcaaatattcaatacacatgttttaaatattaattttcaacaatttttattttttactgtgTTATCGATTATCGATTTAGTCTACTAACTTACattgttttttcaattttaatcctttttttttttatagtattGACATATCATCTGACACATAATAGATCTTGGTATTACATCAGCATATCGGAAAAAAAAAGCAAGATAATAGAATAAGATTATGAATTGATCGAAAATATGTTATTATatgtttcattattttaaataaatatttaaaataaactcacgttcgaaaaataaatttaacatataaacttTGCAAAGCTTGATTTTAAAGTATGATgtacatttttaaatatatatataatataagtttagcacgtctcttgtgagacggtttcatagATGTTGATCCAtgatccatatttacaataataagtaatattttttgcattaaaaatatattttttaatgagtaACCCAAATAGAAGATCTGTCTCActaaattgactcgtgagaccgtctcacaaaagtttttgttatATGATTTTTGATCACATGGACTAATAGGTCACATGGACTAATAGGCtcgtaataatttatatttttgttgtcatATTTCCAATTGTTATCACTTTCTGTATGCTTAATTGATATACTTTTGTGTTATTTATTGGATGAAGTTTTACGGTATTGTATCAAATTTGGgctaaaaatgtgatttttatcACATCTGAAATTTCTAAGCTAAAGTTTTGCAAGAAGTACTAAAACAGAAGAAGTCCTGGAATAAgacgtgatcacgccttatgACAGATTTGCGACTACCTTGTAACTGTATAGATGAACTCGAAATTTATgatgatgatatcatattttagGAGTCTTAATTATGGTATTTGAATAATTGAATGCTTTTGGATAGCTGCATATATTATTGAgataaaagaaagatttgaattatttttattcaataaaaactCTAGTTTCTTATTGATAGGCTCAATCGCTTCCTGATGAGTTTTTTCTTTAGACTTTTCTTACTTTATACCAACTTCACacgaaagaaagaaaaaagcaCAGAATTTTCATCATCTCTCCACAACTATATGTTAAGTTTTTGCTTTTCGTTTAAGagatatttttactatttcaaTTTCATCATTCTGATGATTTTGagctttaatttaataattttgtttgtttaaagtatttgttgatttataatttatttttattaaatttatatgtcGACTAATTAgacaatttaattttatgtatgATTTTCTAATGCTATCCATAAATTCAGTTATCTTTAATTGTCATGAATGATTGATACATGAGTAACAATAGATTAAATGTGTTGTGTTGTCATaacatatttaatctaaataagtCAATGAAAACAGCtctatcaattgcagctatccagttattagattttaggattaattTTTTCACAAAGCGAAAATGATATATTTAGTTAATATAGAACGCTATCGTGCTCAGTTGATTAATGATAAGTTTTGACTGAATGACTATGAttttggtcaattaaattatgagaacacaagaattttagtgATTATCGTTATAATTCTGAGGTTTAATTGCTTGGAATTGTGTGAATGAATAATTTGTTGACCGATGACCGGTGATACAATAGAATAGTGGAACGTCGTTGAATCCGAACTTGGtaatattgaatttattattttagcatactcattttggttatttaactatctttaaattcattttttccaTTTGATATCGTGTTATCTCTGTGGagatatatttcaatttttatcatTGCAGTACCTTTGCATATCATGGCTCAAACGcctataataaatatatatgcgATGCTCCTGGACCATCATATCTAATTGCATAAATTCTGAAAATGAAGCTACTACACCTCAATATTCCCAAATGTAGTCTAACAACGAGAATTTTGGTAAAAGCCAATGTGTAAGAGAAACATTTTATACAGTatgtataaataattataaaaataaatattttttattaaattataaaactaattttttttttaaaaataatataattagcgacggattaatTCTGAAACCGTCGCtgcttagcgacggttttgtaatATCCGTCGATATTTTAGCGTTGGTTTTAATTAGCGACAGTCTGAACATCTGTCGCTacgttagcgacggttttagcgacggttttttatttAGGTACGCCGAATTTACCGACGATATTAATTTCGGTCGCAAAAACTTTTACACTTTGTTCTATGCAATTCATGCCTGACACTGATAGGCAGTAACTTGTGTGATTTGTAATATCATTGATTGAATACATGGGTTAATGCCGATGTTTGTGCCATGATCCGTCTGCGTCTTATTGATGATTTTTGTTCCGAGAAACACTAGCAGCTACAGGAAGCAATAAGAAGGGGTCCTTACCTTGCAACCAAGCAGTCTGAAGCTCAACCAGTTGTTATGACAGCCGATAGATTTGTAATTCGCTTGTATTTCGGATTAATCTTATCTCAGAGATTGTAAATTATAGATTAataggacaaaaacttgtgtgagacggtctcacgggtcgtactTTGTGCGATACATATCTGATTTGGGttttccatgaaaaaatattactttttatgttaagagtattactttttattgtgaatatcggtagggttgacccgtctcacagataaagattcgtgagacggtctcacaataTACCTACTCTTACGTTTCGGAGAATATGTTATATGTATGAAGCTTGGTGATATTGCTCTTGGATATCAAAAGCACTCAAAActcaataaatgaaaattcaaGTGTCTATTGTTAGTTTGTTTAATGGTGTCCAGGGGAGTCAGAACATGACGGAGGGGATTATAAATTTTGAGAGAGCTTTTTTGAAAcagaaaatcatatatttattttatactaAATATTCATTGAACCATGTttggttaattaaaaaaattataagatgaaaataaattatttaactgtTCATAAGTTACTGAAAAAATTGAATCccctaaaattatttttcaagattttatttaataatttttttttaaaatcaaaacaatctcataaaatttattttataccaAATATTCACTCATATTATATAAGATTGTGCTTGGTCGAGTGAATTTATATTTGTTGTaggattttaaatcaaatcatttgaaataattaaattgatgaCTTGATTTGAAAATGGAGCAAAAAAATGTAATTAAGTAATACAAgagatttcaaatttctttctaattttgaacaaaaaaatctcatcaatcataattaaattttttaaaaccagGGTCTAATTTAagccaaaaacttgtgtgagacgctctcacgggtcgtattttgtgagaaagatatcttatttaggtcatccatgaaaaagtattactttttatgctaagagtattattttttattgtgaatatcagtagggttgatccgtctcacagataaatattcgtgagaccgtctcacaagagacctactcctaatttaaatatttacattaatattttaaaatattttttatatagagAAATATGTCCATTGTTTTGTATTACTATTTTCCTAGTATCAATAGAaatctaatttaaatattttcaacaagattctaaataatttttatagatAGAAGTATGTACtttgttaaaataatttttttgtgtttgataattttatgtaaaatatatatatattattttatcaatatatattactgtgattaaatattttttaatataaaatattaataatatcacTTTGTTACGCACCCAAACAAAACTCCATTGTGTTGCTTAAAGCCCTTAACCGACTCCTCACCAAGCTCAGCCAAACAGCGATCACAAAAGTTGGGGGAAACGGAAGCAAATTAGGCGATTTTTCTTTGTAATTGATTGGGGGCCGGCGAAATTCGTCAAATATTTTAGCGGAACAGAAGGGCTTCGATTTTGTTTATAGCGTATGATCTCATAAATTTAACGCACATTGCAGTTCTTGGCAGTTTCAGGCAGATTTGATAATATATTTGTGCCTATTTTTAgtttgtttattgtttgtagCATATGAAATGATTCTGTAGGGTTGTATGCTGTTAACAAGTCATTACTTTTGCACTCAAATGCTTATTAATTAATCTGGGAAGTttcagtttttgttttttttttggaattcaATATCACTACTCACTAATCGGCATTTcgaaaacaataatattgtatTACAGGCTTTTTATCATTGActgttttaattaattgatacgCTACGTGGATGTTCATCTGGATTATTTGTATTAGATTTTTTGTTACACCTGAGATGCTAAAGACACTGAGGATTTCTTTTTCTGTGTGTGTAGAATAGAGATGGATGAAAAAGCATTGGCGAAATCGAAGAGAGCTCATTCACTACGACATACCAAGAAGAATAACCACCATTCAGCATCAAAAGTGCCTTCTGTAAGTTCAGGTACGGCCACTGCCAATAAGAAGCCATCGGGTGAGCAAGTTGGAGAGAATCTCCGGAAACCTCATGGCTCTAGAGCACTCCCTTCAAATTGGGATCGTTACGGTGAAGAATTTAACTTGGGTTCAGAAGATCCATCGGGGGAGAGCGCTAGTGCACCAACTGAATTTGTTGTGCCTAAGAGTAAAGGGGCGGATTATGCTTTCTTAATTTCGGAGGCCAGATCTCAGCCACTATCAAATTATTCTTCAGACATTTTTCGTTCCCTCAGTGATAATATTGAAGGTATGTAATTTCTATGTAGTACTAGATTGAAATGTAGTGCATGACTATGCTATTTTTGACATTATAAAAAACCATGGAATTATGGAATATGATCTGTAATGTCAAAATTAGGAGAAATTGCAATAATGTTGGTTCCATTAAAAAATTCTTGTTTTCGTTTTTTCCATCCTTATGTAGGAGTATCCGATATCCTTTATGGCGATTGTTGGATGACCGGAAAATTCAGTAAATGGCTCCCaacaaatttcaatttcaaaaatggcgagctgatttttttaatttagcaTATCTGGTAGAACTATGTGTCTATATGACttcttcaattttaaatattgCCCTATGCTTCGGACTATGTGTTCTTTGTCAACAAGAAGGtcatgaataaaaataagtCGAGGAAGGTCAAGgtcaaaaacccaaaaaaatatttaaaagaggTCAAATATTTAAGTAACCCTTGGATGGTGGTAACTGATTCCCGACAAAAAAGTGTTGTTCTGCTAAGCTAGTGAAATTTGTTTTAGAAACTCGTGCATTTTACATTTTCTGGCAATACTTCCATGATATAGTAATAGTGCTACTCGGATTCGGACCAAGATGGATATTTTACTATTATGTTAAATCCCGTGCCGATTGGAGCACAACTCAGAGACAAGACCCATTGCGATGAGGTCTTGACCCAAAttctataaacaaaaaatatatatcatttgcAGTGGCTCTGTCTTAGACAAAAATACATATGTAAGTATGTGCACGCCTCCCTAAGTTTCTACATGTTCTGATAgttatttgacaaatattttccTTTGACATTATAGATTTAGTAGATAATTTGCAGTTGATTGATATTAGTTTGTCTTAGAATATACTCAGGGATTTGGTCCGATGCTCTCTGTCAATGGGCAAAGCATGCTTTCATGGATTGCGGAggatgattttgattttgattttgagaaaaaatcaaGTAGCAGTTTTGAggtaatttttgtttatttaactTGATTAGTAAGCAATGCCCTTTTGTTGTCTGTTTAGTATGACTCAGAATGTGGCAACATGATGGCCTGTATATGATTTGGCATCATAATCTCTGCCGAGACATAATTTCTCTCTCTCTTGTTTTCCCATTATATTAGTATTCTAAATGCCATTTATTCTAATTCTTTGTCACTCCGTGACCGTGAGATGAAACTCCTGAATTAATATGTGCATGAACCTTGGAAAATTGCATGGAGCATAGGTGGTGAGATTTGCCTGCAACAATTCACATCAGATAATGCTTATTGACCTAGTAAACAGAGACATGGCTCTAATTTAACCATACAATTAGTTTGAATTTTAATGGGTGAATGTGTCTTATTAATGTTTGTGAGTGAACGATTTATGCAATAATTGACAGCATCATCTCTTTCTCATATGCTGTCTTTATATGATAAACTAGGAAGAATTTACTTTATATCATTCTCGGTCTCAGCTTTAATCGCCTTGTTCTTTCTTTTTAcacttgtttttgttttatttaaaaaaaattctgttCCTTTTTCAATTCTTCAATACACAGGCACCATTTCTTTCCCTTAATCTCGATGCTCTGGCAGAACAACTGGGAAAGGCTAAGCTATCAGATAGGCTATTTCTCGAACCAGATATACTGCTACCTCGTGAGCTGGTATAATGTTTCTTCTCAGGCTTCTTGCTACATCTGTTCTTGTTCTGTGTGTGCTAATTTCCTTGAATAACGGAAGTCAATAACAATTATGGTAGTTTTGAAGCATCTGATTAGGCTTTGAGTATCTGTATCCAGACTTTTTATGTGGTTGAAGATAAACGTTGTGAATCTGAAAGAAGCTGTTTAAGTCAGAGTTGAAGTTCATAATTAATGCGATTAGTTTTCAAGAGGTCAAGCTGGACTGCTATTAGTTTTCATTTTATTGAGACATATATAGTTCTCATGAATTTATATAAAGTTCTCTTTATCCCCTCAAGCATCAAAGTATGGACAGGTTTATTACCTAACTGCCATGCCATAAGAGTCCTCTGTTAATTGTTACTTGATTGTGCTATCTGTTTTCTAAATCTTGAGATCAATTTCAGCACATAAATTTCaatcttcttttctttctttcacGATTGCCACAAGTTGTTAGGGCATgtctaatataatttactttggTGTCATCTCAAACATAAATGGTAATTGGTAAACTTTTTTTATTACACTAATGTGAAAAGGTCATCAAAACACCAATTCGGTGCCTATTTCAATGGTAGTAATTACTAATGAAATGATTTTCAACGTGTGGCAGTTCAATGATGAGTTACAGGCTTGTGGCGAAGACAATGATCATCTTCAAACTCGTGCATCTGCAGTTGAAATAGATTCTGAAGCATCATCATCTCTAATCCAAGATATGGATGACAATGAGAATGGTCAACCCTTGCCCTATAGTGAATCCATGTCACCATCTAGCACCGTTGCTATAAACAATTCAATTGCAATTCTGAAAGAAGGATTACACTCAATGGACCAAAATACGTATAAAGTTGGGCAGACGCAAGAAACAGAGCAGAAGTACATTTCTAAACCCAAAGTGGATTCTGCTGCTAGGAAACCATCTACTTTTGAGGCAGCAAATGCAGAAGCAGACCTCAACACGCTTCTGAACTCATTTGTTGAAACCAAGTTCCTTGAGCCTTCAACAAATCCACCCAAAAAGTCCGGCCACATATCTGACATCTCTCGAGAAAATACAGGCGTTACGTCATCTGTAGGAATTTCATCTGTACAATATGCATCGGCTGATATTAAGAAGAAAGGCACGGATAGGATGAAAACTCCAATGATGTCTGTCAAAattgatgatgatattgatacCCGTCTCAAGGAAACGTCTAATGTGGTAAAAATTGATGGTGGATCACTTTCCCAGGACCAGGAGTTCCTAGACATAACACCTTTACAATCTAACGGTAATTCGACATCTAAAATTCAGGATGATTTTGATTCATGGTTAGATTCCATTTAATTGCAGACAATTTTGGAGAGTGTACTTATACTGTTGTGTTGTAGTTATAGCCAAACAGGAGATTTATATGTAGTGagcatttgttttattttggttGGAGAACTTAAGATTTTGAAAGTTCATAATCATTACATTTTATTATGCTTTTTGATTTTAGACATTTGCTACATTTACATACTAGTATAATTCATATGGTAcaatgcatgatatgttattcAAATATAACTACATTATGGTTTGATTGGATTTACTAAAttctattttaatttgaatttgttatgtgatttgttggttTACTAATGGTAAATTACTAGTTTTAAAAAGACGTAGGATGCTGTAAAATTAAGATGTATATAATAGTAAATTATTAGTTTATGAAATCCAAtgcaagttattttatttattttttaagaataaacCCAAAGCAAGTTGCataatgatataaaaaaaaagggaaaaaaatgcaATTCAAACAGCCCAATTGACATCTGGGTTATTAATATATTAGGTTGGGCTGGATGTCGGGCCTACATAGCCCAGTTGACATTTGGTCCTATCAGTGAAACCCACCTCAACCCGAACGTAGAAAAGAGCTAACCAATCGAAGCATTTTCTAAAGCAAGAATTTTCCGATCAACTCTTTCATTTTTATCTCTCTGGCAACGGTGGCTCCCGGAGGTGATTCAGGCGGCAGTATCGGCGGAATAGGTGGATGGCAAAAAGCAACAAATACACCTCCCTCAACTTCAATgaattatttgagaaaaaacTGAGCAACAACATCAAACCAACCGCGAACAGTTCATTTTCATCCTCAAATTTTGCTTTTGCAAATCATAGCAAGAATACTGTAGCCAAT
Proteins encoded:
- the LOC140960279 gene encoding uncharacterized protein, with product MDEKALAKSKRAHSLRHTKKNNHHSASKVPSVSSGTATANKKPSGEQVGENLRKPHGSRALPSNWDRYGEEFNLGSEDPSGESASAPTEFVVPKSKGADYAFLISEARSQPLSNYSSDIFRSLSDNIEEYTQGFGPMLSVNGQSMLSWIAEDDFDFDFEKKSSSSFEAPFLSLNLDALAEQLGKAKLSDRLFLEPDILLPRELFNDELQACGEDNDHLQTRASAVEIDSEASSSLIQDMDDNENGQPLPYSESMSPSSTVAINNSIAILKEGLHSMDQNTYKVGQTQETEQKYISKPKVDSAARKPSTFEAANAEADLNTLLNSFVETKFLEPSTNPPKKSGHISDISRENTGVTSSVGISSVQYASADIKKKGTDRMKTPMMSVKIDDDIDTRLKETSNVVKIDGGSLSQDQEFLDITPLQSNGNSTSKIQDDFDSWLDSI